A single genomic interval of Mycolicibacterium holsaticum DSM 44478 = JCM 12374 harbors:
- a CDS encoding ATP-dependent helicase has protein sequence MSAPHTDLTPAALTEPGLRGAVRVVGGAGTGKSTLLIRTAAAHIAAGADPESVLLLTGSARLGAQARAAITATLLQAGDRTVVREPLVRTVHSYAFAVLRLAAQRNGDPPPRLITSAEQDGIIRELLAGDLEDGDASAVAWPAQLRPALGTAGFATELRDLLARCTERGVDPVELQRIGRRAHRPEWLAAGQFAQAYEQIMLLRSAVGMAAPQATIPALGAAELVGAALEAFATDAELLAGERARLKLLLVDDAQHLDPQAALLVRVLSEGAELTVAAGDPNQAVFGYRGADPALLRGEEPVITLSESHRCAPAIAEAITATARRLPGVDEGRHLTGSDGRRGSLNVQIAASSHAESVLIADALRRAHLVDGLPWSQMAVVVRSVPRHGAALARALEGAGVPVEIPAAGIPLADQPAVQALLTVLDATAHGLDGEQALALVTGPIGRVDPVSLRQLRRTLRRADGSQPPRPFAELLVAALEKGAAALPDNLDRPMRRVRAVLSAARRTLDAGQDPRYTLWQAWHRSGLQRRWLAASERGGIAGAQADRDLDAVTALFDVAEQYVNHTAGASLRGLLDHVAALGAPAAPRDERDTDAVTVLSAHAALGREWDFVVIAGVQEGLWPNTVPRGGVLATQQLVDVLDGVAADEDRGLSTRAPLLAEERRLLIAAMGRARDRLLVTAVDSDNGDDSMLPSSFCYELAAIATEADPADIAPITAPRLLAPAALVGRLRAVVCAPDGAVDDATRACAATQLARLAAAGLPGADPGQWYAMTPVSTEEPLWCGDHTVVLSPSTLQILTDCPLRWLLERHGGTDGRDVRSAIGSLLHALVADPGKTESQMLNELEKVWNKLPFDSAWYADNELTRHRSMLSTFMQWRAQSRRELTEVGTEVDVDGVIAAGDDGEPQVRVRGRVDRIERDSAGRLVAVDIKTGKSPVTKDDAQRHAQLAMYQLAIAEGLVPQGDFPGGGRLVYLGKTNASGATEREQDALTPDAREQWREAVRRAAAHTQGPGFVARINDGCNHCPVRSMCPAQAVAGGRS, from the coding sequence ATGTCCGCACCGCACACCGACCTGACACCGGCCGCGCTCACCGAACCTGGTTTGCGTGGGGCAGTCCGCGTGGTCGGCGGCGCGGGCACCGGGAAGAGCACGCTGCTGATCCGAACCGCCGCCGCGCACATCGCCGCCGGGGCAGACCCCGAATCGGTTCTGCTGCTGACCGGTTCGGCCCGGCTCGGCGCGCAGGCCCGGGCCGCCATCACCGCGACGCTGCTGCAAGCGGGTGACCGCACGGTCGTGCGTGAACCGCTGGTGCGCACCGTGCACTCCTATGCCTTCGCGGTGCTGCGGCTGGCCGCGCAGCGCAACGGCGACCCGCCGCCGCGCCTGATCACCAGCGCCGAGCAGGACGGCATCATCCGCGAACTGCTCGCCGGTGATCTCGAGGACGGCGACGCGTCCGCGGTCGCATGGCCTGCGCAGCTGCGCCCGGCGCTGGGCACCGCCGGCTTCGCCACCGAGCTGCGTGACCTGCTGGCGCGCTGCACCGAACGCGGGGTGGATCCCGTTGAGCTGCAACGTATCGGCCGTCGTGCGCACCGGCCCGAGTGGTTGGCGGCCGGCCAGTTCGCGCAGGCCTACGAACAGATCATGCTGTTGCGCTCCGCGGTCGGGATGGCCGCCCCGCAGGCCACCATCCCCGCCCTGGGCGCAGCCGAGCTCGTCGGGGCGGCGCTGGAGGCCTTCGCGACCGACGCGGAGCTGCTGGCGGGCGAACGCGCACGGCTCAAACTGCTCCTCGTCGACGACGCCCAGCACCTGGATCCGCAGGCGGCCCTGTTGGTGCGGGTGCTCTCCGAGGGCGCCGAGCTGACCGTCGCCGCAGGCGATCCCAACCAGGCGGTGTTCGGCTACCGCGGCGCGGATCCCGCGCTGCTGCGCGGCGAGGAGCCGGTGATCACGCTGTCCGAGTCGCACCGCTGCGCCCCGGCGATCGCCGAGGCGATCACGGCGACAGCGCGACGGCTGCCGGGCGTCGACGAGGGTCGCCACCTCACCGGCAGCGACGGACGGCGCGGCTCGCTGAACGTGCAGATCGCTGCCTCATCACACGCCGAGTCGGTGCTCATCGCCGACGCGCTGCGCCGCGCACACCTCGTCGACGGGCTGCCGTGGTCGCAGATGGCGGTGGTGGTGCGGTCGGTGCCGCGGCACGGGGCCGCGCTGGCCCGCGCGCTGGAGGGCGCAGGCGTGCCCGTCGAGATCCCGGCAGCGGGCATACCTTTGGCTGACCAACCCGCAGTGCAGGCGTTGTTGACGGTGCTGGACGCCACCGCGCACGGACTCGACGGCGAGCAGGCGCTCGCGCTGGTCACCGGACCCATCGGCCGGGTCGATCCGGTGTCGCTGCGCCAGTTGCGGCGCACCCTGCGCCGCGCCGACGGCAGCCAGCCCCCGCGCCCGTTCGCCGAACTGCTCGTCGCGGCCCTCGAGAAGGGCGCCGCTGCCCTGCCCGACAACCTGGACCGGCCGATGCGACGCGTCCGCGCGGTGCTGAGCGCCGCCCGCCGCACCCTCGATGCGGGCCAAGACCCGCGGTACACCCTGTGGCAGGCGTGGCACCGGTCCGGCCTGCAGCGCAGATGGCTGGCTGCCAGTGAACGCGGCGGCATCGCGGGCGCGCAGGCCGACCGCGACCTCGACGCGGTCACCGCGCTGTTCGACGTCGCCGAGCAGTACGTCAACCACACCGCGGGGGCCTCGCTGCGCGGTCTTCTCGACCACGTGGCAGCCCTCGGGGCGCCGGCCGCCCCGCGCGACGAGCGCGACACCGACGCGGTCACCGTGCTCAGCGCGCACGCCGCACTGGGCCGCGAATGGGATTTCGTCGTGATCGCCGGTGTGCAGGAAGGGTTGTGGCCCAACACCGTCCCGCGCGGCGGGGTGCTGGCCACCCAGCAGCTGGTCGACGTCCTCGACGGCGTCGCCGCCGACGAGGATCGCGGCCTGTCCACCCGGGCGCCCCTGCTGGCCGAGGAACGCCGGCTGCTGATCGCCGCCATGGGACGGGCCCGGGACCGGCTGCTGGTCACCGCGGTCGACAGCGACAACGGCGACGACTCGATGCTGCCGTCGTCGTTCTGCTACGAGCTGGCCGCCATCGCCACCGAAGCCGACCCGGCCGATATCGCCCCAATCACGGCGCCGCGGCTGTTGGCGCCGGCGGCGTTGGTCGGGCGGCTGCGCGCGGTGGTGTGCGCGCCCGACGGCGCCGTCGACGACGCGACCCGGGCATGTGCGGCAACCCAACTGGCGCGGCTGGCGGCGGCCGGGCTGCCCGGTGCGGATCCGGGGCAGTGGTACGCCATGACCCCGGTCTCCACCGAGGAACCCCTGTGGTGCGGCGACCACACAGTGGTGCTGTCGCCCTCGACGCTGCAGATTCTCACCGACTGCCCGCTACGCTGGCTGCTCGAACGCCACGGCGGCACCGACGGTCGCGACGTGCGCTCGGCGATCGGCTCGTTGCTGCACGCGCTGGTGGCCGATCCGGGCAAAACCGAGAGCCAGATGCTCAACGAGCTGGAAAAGGTCTGGAACAAGCTGCCTTTCGATTCCGCGTGGTATGCCGACAACGAGCTCACCCGGCACCGCTCGATGCTGTCCACCTTCATGCAGTGGCGCGCACAGAGCCGCCGCGAGCTCACCGAGGTCGGCACCGAGGTCGACGTCGACGGGGTCATCGCGGCCGGCGACGACGGCGAACCGCAGGTGCGGGTACGGGGCCGGGTGGACCGCATCGAACGCGACAGCGCAGGCCGGTTGGTGGCGGTCGACATCAAGACCGGCAAGAGCCCCGTCACCAAGGACGACGCGCAGCGTCACGCCCAGCTGGCGATGTATCAGCTGGCGATCGCCGAAGGCCTGGTACCCCAGGGCGATTTCCCCGGCGGTGGACGTCTGGTCTACCTCGGCAAGACCAACGCCTCCGGCGCCACCGAGCGTGAGCAGGACGCGCTGACCCCCGACGCGCGCGAACAGTGGCGCGAGGCCGTGCGCCGCGCCGCCGCGCACACCCAGGGCCCCGGGTTCGTCGCGCGGATCAACGACGGCTGCAACCACTGCCCGGTGCGGTCGATGTGCCCGGCCCAGGCGGTCGCCGGGGGCCGGTCATGA
- a CDS encoding alpha/beta hydrolase, with protein MTATLHVHRYGPDRPTDVLALHGLTGHGQRWQTFAVRHLAEFAVVAPDLIGHGRSSWAAPWTLDANVAALCALIEADGPVVVVGHSFGGALALNLAAARPDLVSALVLLDPAAGLDGEWMRDIADDMLASPDYTDRAEARAEKAHGSWGEVEPAELDRELDEHLVALPNGRVGWRVSIPAMMSYWSELARPVPLPPKGIPTTLVRAGRTRPPYASDELITSLSRHLGAAFTSAEWDCEHMVSHARPADTAVLIRDALKRS; from the coding sequence GTGACCGCCACGCTGCATGTCCACCGCTACGGACCAGACCGGCCGACGGACGTCCTGGCGCTGCACGGCCTGACCGGACACGGTCAGCGGTGGCAGACGTTCGCGGTGCGGCATCTGGCCGAGTTCGCGGTCGTCGCGCCGGACCTGATCGGGCACGGCCGATCGTCGTGGGCGGCGCCGTGGACGCTGGACGCCAACGTCGCCGCGCTGTGCGCACTGATCGAGGCCGACGGTCCGGTCGTGGTGGTGGGGCACTCGTTCGGCGGCGCATTGGCGTTGAATCTGGCTGCCGCGCGGCCGGATCTGGTGTCGGCGCTAGTGCTGCTCGACCCGGCCGCCGGCCTGGACGGTGAGTGGATGCGCGACATCGCCGACGACATGCTGGCCTCCCCCGACTACACCGACCGCGCGGAAGCCCGCGCCGAGAAAGCTCACGGATCGTGGGGTGAGGTCGAACCGGCCGAGTTGGACCGCGAGCTCGACGAGCACCTTGTCGCGCTACCCAACGGCCGGGTGGGCTGGCGGGTCAGCATCCCGGCGATGATGTCGTACTGGAGCGAGCTGGCCCGACCGGTCCCGTTGCCGCCCAAGGGAATACCGACCACGCTGGTCCGCGCCGGCCGTACCCGTCCGCCCTACGCGTCCGATGAACTCATCACGTCGCTGAGCCGACACCTCGGAGCCGCGTTCACATCGGCCGAATGGGATTGTGAGCACATGGTGTCGCACGCCCGTCCCGCCGACACCGCGGTGCTGATCCGCGACGCGCTGAAGCGGAGTTAG
- a CDS encoding MGMT family protein: MPAVTDEQVETVRALVAAIPPGRVATYGDIAEAAGLSSPRIVGWIMRTDSSDLPWHRVIRASGRPAPHLSTRQLALLRAEGVLADDGRVRLAEVRHTF, translated from the coding sequence ATGCCGGCGGTCACCGACGAGCAGGTGGAGACCGTGCGCGCGTTGGTCGCCGCGATTCCGCCGGGCCGGGTGGCGACGTACGGCGACATCGCCGAGGCCGCAGGGCTTTCCAGCCCCCGGATCGTCGGCTGGATCATGCGGACCGATTCGTCGGATCTGCCGTGGCACCGGGTGATCCGGGCATCGGGTCGGCCCGCGCCGCACCTGAGCACGCGACAACTCGCGTTGTTGCGTGCCGAAGGGGTGTTGGCCGACGACGGGCGGGTGCGCCTCGCCGAGGTGCGCCACACGTTCTGA
- a CDS encoding TIGR02569 family protein, protein MTVDGPPDHVLAAFGLTGVQPVPLGSSWEGGWRCGEVVLSMVADHARAAWSAKVRETLFVDGVRLARPVRSTDGRYVVAGWRADTFVAGSPEPRHDEVVSAAVRLHEATAKLERPRFLTQPPVAPWADVDVFIAADRAAWEERPLHSLPPGARVSPGSADGQRSIELLNMLATLRRPTKSPSQLVHGDLYGTVLFAGTAAPGITDITPYWRPASWGAGVAVVDALSWGEADDGLIERWSALPEWPQMLLRALMFRIAVHALHPRSTAAAFPGLARTAALVRLIL, encoded by the coding sequence GTGACAGTCGATGGCCCGCCGGATCATGTGCTGGCGGCGTTCGGGCTGACCGGGGTGCAGCCGGTGCCGCTCGGGTCGAGTTGGGAGGGCGGCTGGCGCTGCGGCGAAGTCGTGCTGTCGATGGTGGCCGATCACGCCCGCGCCGCCTGGTCGGCGAAGGTACGGGAGACGTTGTTCGTTGACGGGGTGCGCCTGGCCCGGCCGGTGCGCTCCACCGACGGGCGATACGTGGTGGCCGGCTGGCGCGCCGACACGTTCGTCGCGGGAAGCCCCGAACCGCGCCACGACGAGGTGGTTTCGGCCGCGGTGCGACTGCACGAGGCGACCGCCAAACTCGAACGGCCCCGCTTTCTGACCCAGCCACCGGTCGCGCCGTGGGCCGACGTCGACGTCTTCATCGCCGCCGACCGCGCCGCCTGGGAGGAACGCCCCCTGCACTCGCTGCCGCCGGGCGCGCGGGTCTCACCCGGGTCCGCCGACGGGCAACGCTCGATCGAACTGCTCAACATGCTCGCCACGCTTCGCCGGCCGACCAAGAGCCCCAGCCAGTTGGTCCACGGCGACTTGTACGGCACGGTGCTGTTCGCAGGCACCGCTGCGCCCGGCATCACCGACATCACCCCGTACTGGCGCCCGGCGTCGTGGGGGGCGGGGGTGGCCGTCGTCGATGCGCTGTCGTGGGGCGAGGCCGACGACGGGCTCATCGAACGCTGGAGCGCCCTGCCGGAATGGCCACAGATGCTGTTGCGGGCGTTGATGTTCCGCATCGCGGTGCACGCGCTGCATCCGAGGTCGACGGCTGCGGCTTTTCCGGGCCTGGCGCGCACGGCCGCGTTGGTACGGCTAATCCTGTAA
- the moeZ gene encoding adenylyltransferase/sulfurtransferase MoeZ: MSTPLPPLVEPAAELTREEVARYSRHLIIPDLGVDGQKRLKNARVLVIGAGGLGSPALLYLAAAGVGTIGIVDFDVVDESNLQRQVIHGQADIGRSKAQSARDSILDINPLIEVRLHEFRLEPDNAVELFEQYDLILDGTDNFATRYLVNDAAVLAGKPYVWGSIYRFEGQISVFWEAAPDGADGEKRGLNYRDLYPEPPPPGMVPSCAEGGVLGILCASVGSVMGTEAIKLITGIGEPLLGRLMVYDALDMTYRTIKIRKDPATPKITELIDYEEFCGVVSDAAAEAAAGATVTPLELRELMDSGKPLALIDVREPVEWDINRIDGAELIPKPAFESGEALAKLPVDRTPVFYCKTGVRSAEVLAIAKNAGFSDAMHLQGGIVAWGKQLEPDMVMY, translated from the coding sequence GTGTCGACACCGTTGCCGCCGCTGGTAGAACCGGCGGCCGAGCTCACGCGCGAAGAGGTGGCGCGTTACAGCCGCCACCTGATCATCCCGGACCTCGGAGTGGACGGGCAGAAACGGCTGAAGAACGCCCGGGTGCTGGTCATCGGCGCCGGGGGACTCGGTTCGCCGGCGCTGCTGTATCTGGCCGCCGCCGGGGTGGGCACCATCGGCATCGTCGACTTCGACGTCGTCGACGAGTCCAACCTGCAGCGTCAGGTCATCCACGGTCAGGCCGACATCGGCCGGTCCAAGGCGCAGAGCGCGCGCGACTCCATCCTCGACATCAACCCGCTGATCGAGGTGCGGCTGCACGAATTCCGCCTCGAGCCCGACAATGCCGTCGAACTGTTCGAGCAGTACGACCTGATCCTGGACGGCACCGACAACTTCGCCACCCGCTACCTGGTCAACGACGCCGCGGTGCTGGCGGGCAAGCCGTACGTCTGGGGCTCGATCTACCGCTTCGAAGGTCAGATCTCGGTGTTCTGGGAGGCGGCGCCCGACGGCGCCGACGGAGAAAAGCGGGGCCTGAACTACCGCGACCTCTATCCCGAACCGCCGCCGCCGGGGATGGTGCCGTCCTGCGCCGAGGGTGGGGTGCTTGGCATCCTGTGCGCGTCGGTCGGCTCCGTGATGGGCACCGAGGCGATCAAGCTGATCACCGGCATCGGCGAACCGCTGCTGGGCCGGTTGATGGTGTATGACGCACTGGACATGACGTACCGCACCATCAAGATCCGCAAGGATCCGGCCACCCCGAAGATCACCGAGCTCATCGACTACGAGGAGTTCTGCGGCGTGGTGTCCGACGCGGCCGCCGAGGCCGCCGCCGGTGCCACGGTGACCCCGCTGGAGCTTCGTGAGCTGATGGACTCGGGTAAGCCGCTGGCGCTGATCGACGTGCGCGAACCCGTCGAGTGGGACATCAACCGCATCGACGGCGCAGAGTTGATCCCCAAACCGGCGTTCGAATCCGGTGAGGCCCTGGCCAAACTGCCCGTCGACCGCACACCGGTGTTCTACTGCAAGACCGGGGTGCGCTCGGCCGAGGTCCTGGCCATCGCCAAGAACGCCGGCTTCTCCGATGCCATGCATCTGCAGGGCGGAATCGTTGCCTGGGGCAAGCAACTCGAACCCGACATGGTGATGTACTAA
- a CDS encoding DUF3152 domain-containing protein, whose translation MTHDSERRVGLRSRADVPALRNEWREPLRAQRDPLSQGSGRVRSNRDEHRRVRKQTWLGRFVSTYGWRAYALPVLVALTVVVVYQTITGTSAPQTEQLEGPVQGPPTIGVASTAIIGAPPKGLTEFDANLPTGILPAGGPFTQAGAKTWHVVPGAAPQVGEGTAKVFTYTVEVENGIDTTTFGGDDGFARMVSETLANPKSWTHNPQFAFVRVDETSGVAPDFRVSLTTPMTIREGCGYDIQLEASCYNPAYTDGQPRVFINEARWVRGAVPFQGDVGSYRQYLINHEVGHAIGYQRHEQCPADGDLAPIMMQQTFSTNNDDAARFDPGTVNPDGKSCRFNPWPYPIA comes from the coding sequence GTGACTCACGACTCGGAGCGTCGCGTGGGCTTGCGGAGCCGGGCAGATGTGCCCGCGCTGCGCAACGAGTGGCGCGAGCCGCTCCGTGCGCAACGTGACCCCTTGTCGCAGGGGTCCGGGCGGGTCAGGTCCAACCGCGACGAGCACCGCCGCGTGCGCAAGCAGACCTGGCTGGGCCGCTTCGTCTCCACCTACGGCTGGCGGGCCTACGCGCTTCCGGTTCTCGTGGCGCTGACCGTGGTCGTCGTCTACCAGACGATCACCGGCACCAGCGCACCCCAGACCGAGCAACTCGAAGGCCCGGTGCAGGGGCCCCCGACCATCGGCGTGGCCAGCACCGCGATCATCGGCGCCCCGCCCAAGGGGCTGACCGAGTTCGACGCCAACCTGCCCACCGGGATCCTGCCCGCGGGCGGGCCGTTCACCCAGGCCGGGGCCAAGACCTGGCACGTCGTTCCCGGCGCCGCGCCCCAGGTCGGGGAGGGCACCGCCAAGGTGTTCACCTACACCGTCGAGGTGGAGAACGGTATCGACACCACGACCTTCGGCGGCGACGACGGCTTCGCCAGGATGGTCAGCGAGACCCTCGCCAATCCCAAGAGCTGGACGCACAATCCACAGTTCGCGTTCGTGCGCGTCGACGAGACCTCGGGCGTCGCACCCGATTTCCGGGTGTCGCTGACCACGCCGATGACGATCCGCGAGGGCTGCGGCTATGACATCCAACTCGAGGCGTCCTGTTACAACCCGGCCTACACCGACGGCCAGCCGAGGGTGTTCATCAACGAGGCGCGCTGGGTCCGCGGCGCCGTGCCGTTCCAGGGCGATGTGGGGTCCTACCGGCAATACCTGATCAACCACGAGGTCGGCCACGCCATCGGCTACCAGCGCCACGAGCAGTGCCCGGCCGACGGCGACCTGGCGCCGATCATGATGCAGCAGACGTTCTCCACCAACAACGACGACGCCGCCCGGTTCGATCCGGGCACGGTCAACCCCGACGGCAAGTCCTGCCGGTTCAACCCCTGGCCCTATCCGATCGCCTGA